The Methylomicrobium lacus LW14 genome window below encodes:
- the lnt gene encoding apolipoprotein N-acyltransferase: MRLIRENCNASRNLFGDVTSLVAGAVYTLAFAPFNFSYAAFPALAYLFFTAIVLSPKRAALSGYLFGLGQFGFGVSWVYVSVHDYGGGGLLGSLLIAGLFVGFWALFPALAVYLATQLPYKRSSRLLLFPLLWVLVEYLRGRIVLQGFPWLQIAYSQLDTPLAGYIPVIGGYGTGLLAVLSAAMLIGIASRPKSSLWLWACMAGVWIAGGWLRTAAWTQPIGEPIKAALIQGNVAQDKKWLPETRVGTILQYIQMTEAHWDSQVIVWPESAVPAYLSDVYEAFLMPLGQAAKAHQSDLIVSVPSYGNAEGEKYNSVITLGREAGMYRKVHLLPFGEYMPWQPVSGWILAHFNMRLSHFTPGRPDQPLLSAGGYRFSTSICYEDAFAENALRGLPEAAYLVNATNDAWFGDSIEPHQHLQIARMRALEAGRYLLRSTNTGATAIISPEGRVIGQAPLFTAATLTGVIQPMAGLTPFARLGGDAPIALFMLALLLGVLIEGNTQAIGACLGKARRCEGKP, translated from the coding sequence TTGAGACTTATTCGAGAAAACTGCAATGCTTCCCGCAACCTGTTTGGGGACGTTACCTCGCTCGTTGCCGGGGCCGTCTATACCCTGGCGTTTGCGCCTTTCAACTTCTCCTATGCCGCCTTCCCCGCGCTGGCCTACCTGTTTTTTACGGCCATAGTCTTAAGCCCGAAGCGCGCCGCCCTCAGCGGCTATTTATTCGGCCTGGGCCAGTTCGGTTTCGGCGTTTCCTGGGTCTATGTCAGTGTGCATGACTATGGCGGCGGCGGTTTGCTGGGTTCACTGTTGATTGCCGGCCTATTCGTCGGCTTTTGGGCGCTGTTTCCCGCGCTTGCGGTGTATCTCGCGACCCAGTTGCCATATAAACGATCCAGCCGTCTGCTTTTATTTCCGCTGCTGTGGGTCTTGGTCGAGTACCTGCGCGGCCGCATCGTACTGCAAGGCTTTCCCTGGCTGCAAATCGCCTATTCGCAACTGGATACGCCGCTGGCCGGCTATATTCCTGTCATCGGCGGCTACGGCACCGGCTTGCTCGCGGTGCTTTCGGCCGCAATGCTGATCGGCATTGCAAGCCGGCCCAAATCCTCGCTATGGCTTTGGGCCTGTATGGCTGGCGTATGGATCGCCGGCGGCTGGTTAAGAACGGCGGCATGGACGCAGCCGATCGGCGAGCCGATCAAAGCCGCCCTGATTCAGGGCAATGTTGCGCAGGACAAAAAATGGCTGCCCGAAACCCGGGTCGGCACGATCCTGCAATATATCCAGATGACCGAGGCGCATTGGGATTCCCAGGTGATCGTCTGGCCGGAATCGGCGGTGCCGGCGTATCTGTCCGATGTGTACGAGGCTTTCCTGATGCCGTTGGGTCAGGCCGCGAAAGCGCACCAGAGCGATTTGATCGTCAGCGTGCCGTCCTACGGCAACGCCGAAGGGGAAAAATACAATTCGGTCATTACGCTGGGCAGGGAAGCCGGGATGTACCGCAAGGTGCATCTGCTGCCTTTCGGTGAATACATGCCGTGGCAGCCGGTATCGGGCTGGATTCTGGCGCATTTCAACATGCGCCTGAGCCACTTTACGCCGGGCAGGCCGGACCAGCCTTTGCTCAGCGCGGGCGGCTACCGTTTCAGCACCTCCATCTGTTATGAGGATGCGTTTGCGGAGAATGCGCTGCGCGGATTGCCGGAGGCGGCGTACCTAGTCAATGCGACCAATGACGCCTGGTTCGGCGACTCGATCGAACCGCATCAGCATTTGCAGATCGCCAGGATGCGCGCCTTGGAAGCGGGGCGTTATCTGTTGCGCTCGACCAACACCGGCGCGACCGCGATCATTTCGCCCGAGGGGAGGGTGATCGGTCAGGCGCCGTTGTTCACCGCGGCCACGTTGACCGGCGTAATACAGCCGATGGCCGGCCTGACGCCGTTTGCGCGGCTAGGCGGGGATGCGCCGATCGCACTGTTTATGCTGGCGCTGTTGCTGGGGGTGTTGATCGAAGGCAATACGCAGGCCATCGGCGCATGTCTTGGCAAAGCGAGACGTTGCGAAGGAAAACCTTAA
- a CDS encoding YihY/virulence factor BrkB family protein produces MPNFDAIKHYLTTEIWRENGEPRSDFSQTIAALLRGVLILMREATDGDLRYRAMGLVYTTLLSLAPLLAVSFSMLKAFGVHNQLMPLLLGLLEPLGSKGVEMAGQIIGYVENIHIGVLGAAGLVVLLYSVVALLKIIEECFNRIWRVEMPRNWIRRSSDYLSMLLVGPVLVVSAFGVMASMANTAFVQKLIAQEPFGSAYYLAGLILPYLLIIAALTFLYIFMPNTRVNFRSALAGGIAAGLTWKMVGWLFGIFVAKSVSYNAIYSSFAIILLSMIWLYVSWLIVLLGGVISFLHQHPRYLLHKNKKPDLTHRQQEYLGFLIMYLIGKAYYEGKAPWTLHALAEAVELPWEAVQHMVQGLEKSGFVIAIQSEPNAYLPARAIETIALKEIYVCLREFDGQAMTMMSPGIAESVLDLAIHIENAALAVLDGQSLDDLIHSTLRKP; encoded by the coding sequence ATGCCGAACTTCGATGCGATCAAACATTACCTGACGACTGAAATTTGGCGGGAAAATGGCGAACCTCGTTCCGATTTTTCCCAAACGATCGCCGCATTACTGCGCGGCGTGCTGATATTGATGCGGGAAGCGACCGATGGCGACTTGCGCTACCGGGCGATGGGATTGGTCTATACGACGTTGTTGTCGCTGGCGCCGCTGCTGGCGGTCAGTTTTTCGATGCTGAAGGCGTTCGGCGTGCATAACCAGCTGATGCCGTTGCTGCTGGGCCTACTTGAGCCGCTCGGCAGCAAAGGCGTGGAGATGGCCGGACAGATCATCGGTTATGTTGAAAACATCCATATCGGCGTGCTGGGCGCGGCCGGTTTGGTGGTATTGCTGTATTCGGTGGTTGCGCTGTTGAAAATCATCGAGGAATGCTTCAACCGGATTTGGCGCGTCGAGATGCCGAGAAACTGGATTCGCCGCAGCAGCGACTACCTGAGCATGTTGCTGGTCGGGCCGGTCCTGGTCGTTTCCGCGTTCGGCGTGATGGCATCGATGGCCAATACCGCCTTCGTGCAAAAGCTGATCGCGCAAGAGCCTTTCGGCAGCGCCTATTATCTGGCCGGGCTGATTCTGCCTTATCTGTTGATCATCGCGGCGTTGACCTTTCTCTATATCTTCATGCCGAATACCCGAGTCAACTTCCGTTCCGCGCTGGCCGGCGGTATCGCGGCCGGACTGACCTGGAAAATGGTCGGCTGGCTGTTCGGCATCTTCGTCGCGAAGTCGGTCAGTTATAACGCGATCTATTCGAGTTTCGCGATCATTCTCTTGTCGATGATCTGGCTCTATGTCAGTTGGCTGATCGTGCTGCTGGGAGGCGTGATTTCATTTCTGCACCAGCACCCGCGCTATCTGCTGCACAAAAACAAAAAACCGGATCTGACTCATCGTCAGCAGGAGTATCTCGGTTTCCTGATCATGTATCTGATCGGCAAGGCGTATTATGAGGGCAAGGCGCCGTGGACCTTGCATGCCTTGGCGGAGGCGGTCGAGTTGCCTTGGGAAGCGGTCCAGCACATGGTGCAGGGTCTCGAAAAATCGGGATTCGTGATCGCGATCCAGTCCGAGCCGAATGCCTATCTTCCTGCCAGGGCGATCGAAACGATCGCCCTGAAGGAGATTTACGTTTGTCTGCGTGAGTTTGACGGACAAGCGATGACCATGATGAGTCCCGGAATCGCCGAAAGCGTGCTGGATTTGGCGATTCATATCGAGAACGCGGCGCTGGCTGTTCTGGATGGGCAGAGCTTGGATGACCTGATTCATTCGACGCTGCGGAAGCCGTAA
- a CDS encoding autotransporter assembly complex protein TamA, which translates to MSITRCPTKYPILATLLILGGLFPAQASDSGISGLLRRALPFGVTGSAKPAIKISGITGPLHDNVRAFLSLIKEPCGAPRWRVERLFEQADKEIGKALRALGHYHPAVKKHLAFDAACWRADFEIHPGTPVTVAALDIRVSGEAESDPAFARLLKKIPLKIGQVLDHGRYEAFKKSLQSLAQERGYFDAKFEKSAIQVDTERNSAVIVLAYASGRRYAFGELTIEQDILKPEFVQRFIPFTEGEPYSSRKLADTYNNLSLGGYFSSLEIKPAIEDALGLKVPIAIALQPQKKHRYEVGIGYDTNYGPLFSLAYTNRRVNRRGHTLNAELAVSPVLSTLESRYNIPLQNPTTDFFSFGAGFKHEEPDTFTSDQFKLSLQRQHISSSGWKLNNSLDYIYEAYRSADVDNSSRLLVPGLRLQYTQSNSQVRETRGYQLNVSLAGAHDSVISDVSFLQAGAGGKWVAGVPWSGRFITRGEFGATLVSDFDKLPASYRYYTGGAQSIRGYEYKELGPKNAKGEVTGGKMLSILSLEYEQFLGEKWGVAAFIDAGDAYHSFGTFDAKVGAGLGIRWISPVGPLRIDFAVPLNESGSSFQIHFAAGAQLL; encoded by the coding sequence ATGAGTATCACCAGATGCCCGACTAAATACCCGATCCTGGCCACGTTGCTGATCCTCGGCGGACTGTTTCCTGCACAGGCGTCGGACTCCGGCATTTCCGGCCTGTTACGCCGCGCCCTTCCGTTTGGCGTGACCGGATCGGCCAAACCGGCCATCAAGATTTCCGGCATCACAGGCCCCTTGCATGACAATGTCCGCGCCTTTCTGAGCCTGATCAAGGAGCCTTGCGGCGCTCCCCGCTGGCGGGTCGAACGCTTATTCGAGCAGGCCGATAAGGAAATCGGCAAGGCGCTGCGCGCACTCGGCCATTATCATCCGGCCGTCAAAAAACATCTTGCCTTCGACGCCGCCTGCTGGCGTGCGGATTTTGAGATTCATCCGGGGACGCCGGTGACCGTAGCGGCACTCGACATCCGCGTTTCGGGAGAAGCGGAATCGGACCCGGCGTTTGCCCGGTTGCTAAAAAAAATTCCCCTGAAGATCGGCCAGGTTCTGGATCACGGACGCTACGAAGCCTTCAAAAAAAGCCTGCAATCACTGGCGCAGGAACGCGGCTATTTCGATGCCAAATTCGAAAAAAGCGCGATTCAAGTCGATACCGAACGCAACAGCGCGGTGATCGTACTGGCCTATGCCTCCGGTCGCCGGTATGCGTTTGGCGAATTGACTATCGAACAGGACATTCTGAAACCGGAGTTTGTCCAGCGCTTCATCCCGTTCACGGAGGGCGAACCCTATTCGAGCCGCAAACTGGCCGACACTTACAATAATTTGAGCCTCGGCGGTTATTTCAGCAGCCTGGAAATCAAGCCTGCCATTGAAGATGCTCTCGGCTTGAAAGTGCCGATCGCTATAGCGCTGCAGCCGCAGAAAAAGCACCGCTATGAAGTCGGCATCGGCTACGATACCAATTACGGCCCCTTGTTCAGTCTGGCCTATACGAATCGAAGAGTGAACCGCCGCGGCCATACGCTGAACGCTGAACTGGCCGTTTCGCCGGTTTTATCCACGCTGGAAAGCCGCTACAACATCCCGCTGCAAAATCCGACGACCGATTTTTTCAGCTTCGGCGCGGGCTTTAAACATGAAGAACCCGACACGTTTACCTCAGACCAGTTCAAACTGTCCCTGCAAAGGCAACACATCTCAAGCAGCGGCTGGAAGCTAAACAACTCTCTGGATTATATTTATGAAGCCTACCGTTCCGCCGATGTCGACAACAGCTCGCGGCTGCTGGTCCCGGGCCTTCGTCTGCAATACACGCAGAGCAATTCGCAGGTCAGGGAAACCCGGGGCTATCAATTGAATGTCTCTCTCGCCGGCGCGCATGATTCCGTGATATCCGATGTCAGCTTTCTGCAGGCCGGTGCCGGCGGCAAGTGGGTTGCCGGCGTGCCCTGGTCGGGCCGCTTCATCACCCGCGGCGAGTTCGGCGCTACCCTGGTCAGCGATTTCGACAAGCTGCCGGCAAGCTACCGCTATTATACCGGTGGCGCCCAATCGATCCGCGGCTACGAATACAAGGAACTCGGCCCCAAAAACGCGAAAGGCGAGGTCACCGGCGGCAAGATGCTGAGCATATTGAGTCTGGAATATGAACAATTCCTCGGCGAAAAATGGGGGGTAGCCGCTTTCATCGATGCCGGCGATGCCTATCACAGCTTCGGCACGTTCGATGCGAAGGTCGGCGCGGGGCTCGGCATCCGCTGGATATCGCCGGTCGGGCCGCTCAGGATCGATTTCGCCGTACCGTTGAATGAATCCGGCTCCTCCTTTCAGATCCATTTTGCGGCCGGAGCGCAATTATTATGA
- a CDS encoding translocation/assembly module TamB domain-containing protein — protein sequence MKCRLPGVRFIAGLLAAGLCTPVLLLILLASEAGSRWLINTLLLAAGGGISVQRIDGTLLDRLTLTQLSYTSDTERVTLGKFVFAWHPSRLFAGEVAVDAIESADLAIERVADSPPSDQQEPFSLPRFPLAIHIQQVDLRSVRYQNRGQNITIDRFRLSASLQDQVLTLRDVSLAMPELTVKGDAELSDKLPMSGRLNWTLKRPEMPSIDGDILVQGTLNELSLSGSIDGALRMTHQSRLDLSGETPAFTVSGRWQKLQWPLTGPAQAEAKDGRLTLTGTPDAYRIEVISEMAIENAAPFGASLKGSGNTDSFNLDQLALSPRQGKLIASGTLSWRGASAFSLRLNATNLNTGDFVAGVPGMLNLQASASGNFAENKLAGRLEIETLDGKLFESTIQGAGKLAFADQRLQIERLLLQSANNRLSATGILAAQRSNLDVALDAPNLPAVWPGLNGSINGDIKVRGDYQSPAINAKLQASGLRYRDLRLDRLDMHLDYAETLAARSAVELDIKGLQIAGQAVEKFNLQGAGSLANHHFQAALTTDTAKIDTALSGSLRKPIWNGTLAKLTIEHDRLKTWRLEHPWDLRADFSQDDITVNLPRNCLTHAASRFCLALNGGLKRRLQAEAEANHIDLAMAGPWLPENIGLTGQFDAKTSALKEGERWTADAEAFIPKASLQFKQERSAELNLPLSATRLSARYRNDGLAADLRIGLSGSDFISAQVTASPAPATDTSRLSGTLQASIADLTPVDALVPEIQNLKGRLTAELHLAGDTVRPDVSGQLQLGNASLDLPATGIRLSPIEVKLLSRAGQTGRIELNGRIGSGKGSLQLSGHINLDPAAGFPAEVEVSGNAFEIAKLPGAEISISPRLTVKQADNAVQAGGEIPIDRAVLKLIEPPENAVVPSGDEVIVGQVAESGQKTPANVQADLGIVLKDNVRFSGFGIDTKLTGKLRYTAASGTQRMQGRVAMKEAKYKAYGQNLTIDKGEFLFNGPPDNPWLNFEATRKVSGEDITAVLTVTGPLQAPQTKVSSRPPLPESEALAYLLTGHSLQSASGSESEALAKAALSYGAGELSWLSSKLGFDQFEIEDSKTLKESALRLGKYINPNLYLGLTLGLFSTSYGVTLKQQLSKDFSLETRTGESQRLDLKYRLDKD from the coding sequence ATGAAGTGCAGACTTCCCGGCGTGCGCTTCATCGCCGGACTGCTCGCCGCAGGCTTGTGCACTCCGGTGTTGCTGCTGATTTTACTCGCCAGCGAAGCGGGCAGCCGCTGGCTGATCAACACACTGTTACTGGCGGCGGGCGGCGGCATTTCGGTGCAGCGGATCGACGGCACGCTGCTCGATCGATTGACGCTGACCCAGCTCAGCTACACCAGCGATACCGAACGGGTCACGCTCGGAAAATTCGTTTTCGCCTGGCATCCGTCGCGCCTGTTCGCGGGCGAAGTGGCGGTCGACGCGATCGAAAGCGCCGATCTTGCGATCGAGAGAGTCGCCGATTCTCCGCCTTCGGATCAGCAGGAGCCGTTTTCGCTGCCGCGCTTCCCTCTCGCGATTCACATCCAACAGGTCGATTTGCGCAGCGTCCGCTATCAAAATCGCGGCCAGAACATTACGATCGACCGCTTCCGCTTGAGCGCCTCCCTGCAAGACCAAGTGCTTACGCTGCGCGATGTGTCGCTCGCAATGCCCGAATTGACTGTCAAGGGCGACGCCGAACTCAGCGACAAACTGCCGATGTCCGGCCGGCTGAACTGGACGCTCAAGCGGCCGGAAATGCCGTCTATCGATGGCGATATCTTGGTGCAAGGCACGCTGAACGAACTGTCTCTGTCCGGCAGCATCGATGGCGCGCTTCGAATGACCCATCAGTCCCGTCTCGATCTGAGTGGCGAGACGCCCGCGTTTACCGTATCGGGACGCTGGCAAAAATTGCAATGGCCGTTGACCGGCCCGGCGCAAGCCGAGGCCAAGGACGGCCGGCTGACTTTGACCGGTACGCCGGACGCTTACCGGATCGAAGTGATTTCGGAAATGGCGATCGAAAATGCCGCGCCGTTCGGTGCCAGTCTCAAGGGTTCCGGCAACACCGATTCGTTCAACCTCGATCAGCTTGCATTGAGTCCCCGACAAGGCAAGCTGATCGCCAGCGGCACGCTGTCTTGGCGAGGTGCATCGGCTTTTTCGCTGCGGCTCAACGCAACAAACCTGAATACCGGCGATTTTGTTGCCGGCGTGCCTGGCATGCTGAACCTACAAGCGTCCGCATCCGGAAATTTCGCCGAGAATAAACTCGCCGGCAGACTGGAGATTGAAACCCTCGACGGCAAACTGTTTGAGAGCACGATCCAAGGCGCCGGCAAACTGGCCTTCGCCGATCAGCGTCTCCAGATCGAGCGCTTGCTGCTGCAATCAGCCAATAATCGCTTGTCGGCCACCGGCATCCTGGCCGCGCAACGATCCAACCTCGATGTTGCGCTCGACGCGCCGAACCTGCCCGCGGTCTGGCCAGGTCTTAACGGCTCGATCAATGGAGATATCAAGGTGCGCGGCGATTATCAGAGCCCCGCGATCAACGCCAAGTTGCAAGCTTCCGGGCTGCGTTACCGGGACTTGCGGCTCGACCGGCTCGACATGCACCTGGATTATGCCGAGACATTGGCCGCACGCTCGGCCGTCGAGCTCGATATCAAAGGCTTGCAGATCGCGGGGCAAGCGGTCGAAAAGTTCAACTTGCAAGGCGCCGGCTCCCTCGCCAATCATCATTTTCAGGCGGCCTTGACCACCGATACCGCAAAAATCGACACGGCGCTGAGCGGCAGCCTCCGAAAACCCATCTGGAACGGCACACTGGCAAAATTGACGATCGAACATGATCGGCTGAAAACATGGCGGCTCGAGCATCCCTGGGACCTGCGCGCGGATTTCAGTCAGGATGACATCACCGTGAATCTGCCGAGAAACTGTCTGACCCATGCCGCTTCAAGATTCTGTCTTGCCCTAAACGGAGGTCTCAAACGCCGCTTGCAGGCCGAGGCTGAGGCCAACCACATCGACCTCGCCATGGCCGGTCCCTGGCTGCCCGAAAACATCGGCCTGACCGGTCAATTCGATGCGAAAACGTCCGCGCTCAAGGAGGGCGAACGCTGGACGGCCGATGCCGAGGCCTTCATACCGAAGGCTTCCTTGCAATTCAAACAAGAGAGGAGCGCCGAACTGAACCTGCCTCTGTCCGCAACGCGACTGAGTGCACGCTACCGGAATGACGGCCTCGCCGCCGATTTACGTATCGGTCTGAGCGGCAGCGATTTTATCAGCGCCCAAGTGACGGCCTCGCCCGCGCCGGCGACCGACACATCGCGGTTGTCGGGCACGCTTCAGGCCTCGATCGCCGATCTGACGCCGGTCGATGCGCTGGTGCCGGAGATTCAAAACCTGAAAGGCCGGCTGACGGCCGAGCTGCATCTTGCCGGCGACACCGTGCGGCCTGATGTCAGCGGCCAGCTGCAACTCGGCAATGCCAGCCTGGACCTGCCCGCGACCGGCATTCGCCTTTCGCCTATCGAAGTCAAACTGCTAAGCCGCGCCGGACAAACCGGCCGCATCGAGCTGAACGGTCGCATCGGCTCCGGCAAGGGATCACTGCAACTTAGCGGCCACATCAACCTGGACCCAGCCGCAGGATTTCCGGCCGAAGTCGAAGTGAGCGGAAACGCCTTTGAAATCGCCAAACTGCCGGGAGCCGAAATCAGCATCTCTCCGCGCCTGACGGTCAAACAAGCCGATAACGCCGTACAGGCAGGCGGCGAAATCCCTATCGATAGAGCCGTCTTGAAACTGATCGAACCGCCCGAAAATGCGGTCGTACCGAGCGGCGATGAAGTGATCGTCGGCCAGGTTGCCGAAAGCGGGCAAAAAACGCCCGCGAACGTCCAGGCTGACCTTGGCATCGTCCTGAAAGATAATGTCCGTTTCTCGGGTTTCGGAATCGATACGAAACTGACCGGCAAACTGCGCTATACCGCCGCGTCCGGCACCCAACGCATGCAGGGCCGGGTGGCGATGAAGGAGGCCAAATACAAGGCTTACGGCCAGAATTTGACGATAGACAAAGGCGAATTTCTGTTCAATGGGCCGCCGGATAATCCGTGGCTGAACTTCGAAGCCACGCGTAAAGTCTCCGGCGAAGACATCACCGCCGTTTTGACCGTTACCGGCCCGTTGCAAGCGCCGCAAACGAAAGTTTCGTCGCGGCCTCCGCTGCCCGAATCCGAAGCCCTGGCCTACCTGCTGACCGGCCACTCGCTGCAAAGCGCCAGCGGTTCGGAGTCCGAGGCCTTGGCCAAGGCCGCCTTGAGCTATGGCGCCGGAGAACTTTCCTGGCTGAGCAGCAAGCTGGGTTTCGACCAGTTCGAGATCGAAGACAGCAAGACCTTGAAGGAGTCCGCCTTACGGCTGGGCAAATACATCAACCCGAACCTCTACCTGGGTCTGACGCTCGGCCTGTTTTCGACTAGCTATGGAGTCACTCTCAAACAGCAGTTGAGCAAGGATTTCAGCCTTGAGACCCGGACCGGCGAATCGCAACGACTCGATTTGAAATACCGGCTGGACAAGGATTGA
- a CDS encoding Bax inhibitor-1/YccA family protein, giving the protein MNINKAVFARPESEVLTTNKMLRNTYMLLSMTLLFSALTAGLSMLLNLPHPGMVITLVGYFGLLFLTTKLRNSAWGLVSIFALTGFMGLTLGPIINMYLHAFTNGDQLVMTALGGTGVIFLGLSAYALTTRKDFSFMGGFLMVGVLVAFLAGLGAIFFTIPALSLAVSAMFILLMAGMILFQTSAIVHGGETNYIMATVSLYVSIYNLFLSLLQLLGVIGGDE; this is encoded by the coding sequence ATGAATATCAATAAAGCCGTGTTCGCACGCCCCGAATCCGAGGTGTTGACGACTAACAAAATGTTACGCAATACCTATATGCTACTGTCGATGACGCTGCTGTTCAGCGCGCTGACCGCAGGGCTTTCGATGCTGCTGAATCTGCCGCATCCGGGCATGGTGATCACGCTGGTCGGCTATTTCGGCTTGCTGTTTTTGACGACTAAACTGCGCAACAGCGCGTGGGGCTTGGTGTCGATTTTTGCGTTGACCGGTTTCATGGGGCTGACCTTGGGCCCGATCATCAATATGTATCTGCATGCCTTCACCAACGGCGACCAATTGGTGATGACCGCGTTAGGCGGCACCGGCGTCATTTTCCTCGGCCTGTCGGCTTACGCCTTGACCACCCGCAAGGATTTCAGCTTCATGGGCGGATTCCTGATGGTCGGCGTGCTGGTTGCCTTTCTGGCCGGTTTGGGCGCGATCTTCTTCACGATTCCGGCGCTGTCGCTCGCGGTTTCCGCGATGTTTATCCTGTTGATGGCCGGCATGATTTTGTTTCAGACCAGCGCGATCGTGCATGGCGGCGAAACCAACTATATTATGGCGACCGTTTCGCTGTATGTTTCGATCTATAATCTGTTCTTGAGCTTGCTGCAGTTGCTCGGCGTCATCGGCGGCGACGAATAA